GGAATTTCAAGAATCGCCCGGAGCAGGACCCGAATCTCCAGGCCCTCCTGGAGGCAGGGACACCCGGGATCACGATTTTCGGCAAAACCTGGGATATTCATGTCTTTGATGCTCTGCAGATCAAGCTGGAAGACAATCTGACCATCATTTCCGATTCCCTGCAGTACCTGCGTCCGAAGGTCAAGCATCTCTTTTATGATGCGGAGCACTTTTTTGACGGATTCAAGGGAGACAAAGAGTACGCTCTCGCCACAATCGACCGCGCGGTTGGGGCAGGTGCCGACTGCATCGTTCTCTGTGATACCAACGGAGGGACTTTGCCCATGGAGATCAGCAGGATCATTACCGAGGTCAGGGAGCATTTCAGCGCGTCCGGGCGTAAAGTTGAACTCGGCATTCATTCCCATAACGACGGCGAATCGGCGGTGGCCAACTCTCTGATGGCGGTATCTCTCGGGGCAACACATGTGCAGGGTACCATAAACGGAGTCGGGGAGAGATGCGGCAACGCCAATCTTACCTCGATTATACCGGCCCTCGCCCTGAAAATGGGTTGCAGCTTCAAGGCTGCGGAAAATTTAAGGGAGCTTACGGAAACTTCGAGATTTGTCACTGAGCTTGCCAATCTGCCCCATAATAAATACCAGCCCTATGTCGGCCGTGCGGCATTTGCCCACAAGGGCGGGATTCATGTCAGTGCAGTCAAGAAAAACCCGATGACCTATGAGCATATTGAACCCGAAAAAGTCGGAAACATCAGGCGGATTCTGATTTCCGATCAGTCAGGGCGCAGCAATGTTCTCCATAAGGCGGCCAAATTCGGGATTGATCTCGAAACCAATGATCCGCGGGTGACCGCG
This genomic stretch from Pseudomonadota bacterium harbors:
- the cimA gene encoding citramalate synthase, producing the protein MDKLVIYDTTLRDGTQAENFNLSTDDKIRITLKLDQLGLDFVEGGWPGANPVTTEYFQQIKNHPLKHTRLTAFGSTRNFKNRPEQDPNLQALLEAGTPGITIFGKTWDIHVFDALQIKLEDNLTIISDSLQYLRPKVKHLFYDAEHFFDGFKGDKEYALATIDRAVGAGADCIVLCDTNGGTLPMEISRIITEVREHFSASGRKVELGIHSHNDGESAVANSLMAVSLGATHVQGTINGVGERCGNANLTSIIPALALKMGCSFKAAENLRELTETSRFVTELANLPHNKYQPYVGRAAFAHKGGIHVSAVKKNPMTYEHIEPEKVGNIRRILISDQSGRSNVLHKAAKFGIDLETNDPRVTAILSQLKDLERQGYQYEGAEASFEILMRKALGTCKNYFDLHGFRVICSKRDINTLPQDEATIRIEVKGEMVHAAALGEGPVNALDNALRKALRSFYPSLSDVMLTDYKVRVLASDHGTGARVRVLIESSDSVSQWGTVGVSHDIIEASWQALVDSITYKLMKDQVS